The genomic interval CCGCGGGCCGCGATTATCACTGGTTCAAAAAATCTTATTGGTCGCATTATCATATTCCCCGTCACTGGAATATTTTTACGCCGGAGCATCTGCGCCGCCTTTTGGTCGGAGAAGGCTTCGAAATCGTCGAACAAAAGCCCCTGCTCGCCGCCGCGAGCTGGATCATCTCGCTTCATAATCTCTTCCTCGACAAAGGCTATCCCGCGTGGCTCGTGCGCTTTTTCACGTTCCGGAATCCTTTGCTGCTCGCGGTCTTTGTCCCATTCGATCTTTTTCTGTCCAAAATTCTGGGATTTCCCACGTCCAACCAGCGCATGACGGGCCGGGCCGGCCTTCCTTCATGAACCCGTTCCAGAAAAAACTGACGATCCTCGTTGTCCTGGCCGGCGTGCTCCTGCCGCAGACGCTCGCGATCCGCCGCCCTCTTGCCGGGCATTTCGGCAGTTACCAGCAGGTCATGGCCGGCATGGCCCGCGGTTTTGAGCGCGGGCATTTCAAAAATCTCCTCCTGCCGGAAACCGACATCATCGTCGGGGGAGAACGGTCGCTGCATTTGAACCAGTATCCGTTTCCCTCGCTCTTTGCGGCGTTCGGCGACCGGTTTCTCGGGCTGGGCCTGGAATTTTGGGGAAGGCTGCAGGCCATCCTGTTCAATCTCGCGAGCATTGTCCTCATCGGCCTGATCGCGGGGGCTTTGTTCGACCGCGCCGCCGGATGGATGACCGCCGCGATTTACGCGTTCTCCCCCTATGCCCTCATCAACGGGCAGTTGTTTTTCTCGGAGCCCATGGCCATGGCCTGCCTGCTGCTGGCGGTTTATTTGCTGGTCCGCTCCGAAGAGATCGGCATGGCGGAGATCGTGGGATCGGCCCTTGCTCTGGGCCTGGCCATCACCGGACGCATTCATCTCGTGCTTTTTTATCCGCTGCTCGCCTGGCAGTCCCTGCGCCGGTCGCGGCAGCCTGTATCCGGCTTTCTTGTCTATTCCGTTTTCGCGGCGGCATTGCCGCTGGCATGGTACGGCTTCACGTACTTCGCGTCGCTGAACTCCGAACACATTCTCACGAACATCTTTTTCCAGGCCGCGGCCCGGAAAGTCGGGGACCAAAACTACCTGCGGAGTCTCGAGTATTACCGCCATATCTTCGACATCCTGGCGCAGACCATGCTGACGCCGCTGGTGTTCCCGTTTCTTTTTGCGGGACTGGCCGCGCTTTACTTGAAAAAACACAAGGCCGCGCCGTTCCTTCTCGGAGGTCTTGCCGCGGGCGGCGCCATTGCCGTGCTTTCCCCGCAAAAAGTCATGGCGCATGATTTTTATCTCTACGGCCTTTTCCCGTTCGTCTGCCTTTGCGCGGGATGGGGACTTCGGACCACGGCGGGCGCTTTTCCCGCGGCGGCAGCTTCCCGCGCGGCCTTTGCCGGCCTTGCTTTATATTTTCTGGTTTCGGCCCGCTATTTCGCGCACCCGATTTTCACGGTCCCGCCGGAAACCGCGGACGACCTGGCGGCCGCGCGCGCGGTGCGGTCTCTCACGCAGCCGGACGACAAAATCATCGTCGGAGGTGACAGCCCGGCCACGCTGCTTTATTATGCGGACAGGCCGGCCTGGACCATGCAGTTCACGGAATTCGGCAAGGGCCTTCCTTATTATTTGAACAACCCGAAATTTTCCAAACGCTCGGCGCAAATCATTCAGGAAGAAGAAGAAGCCATGAAGGACCCGGTGACCTGGCTCGAATATTTGAAAGGGCAGGGCGCGCATTACTTCGCCGTGCCGCGGCGCGCGGAACTCGACAAAGAGACCCCGCTTGCAGGCTACCTCAAAGGCCATTACGCGGAACTGTCCAAGCCCAAAGACCCGTTCTACCTTTTTGACCTGCATGGCATGCCTGAAGAAGCGGAAATGAGCCCTGCCGTATGAAAACAAAAACAAAGCGCGCGCCCAAGATGATTCCTTATTCGCGCCAGACTCTCGAGGCTTCCGACGTCGCGGCGGTCGTCAAGACGTTGAAATCCGACTGGCTCACGCAGGGCCCGAAGGTCGCGGAATTCGAAAAAAAACTCGCGGAGACCTGCGGCGCGCGTTTTGCCGTCGCGGTTTCGAGCGGCACCGCGGCGCTGCACCTGGCCTGCCTCGCGCTCGGCGTGCAGTCCGGCGATGAAGTCATCACGACGCCCAACACCTTTGCAGCGAGCGCGAACTGCGTGGTTTATTGCGGCGGCAAGCCCGTCTTTGCCGACATTGATCCGCACACCTTCAATCTTTCTCCCCAGGCCTTCGAAGAAGCGATTTCTCCCAAAACCAAAGGCGTGATTCCCGTTCATTTCGCGGGACTGCCTTGTGAAATGAAAAAGATTCATGAAACCGCCAAGAAGCGCGGGCTCTTCGTGCTTGAAGACGGCTCACATGCGCTCGGCGCGCGCTATTGGTCCGAAGGCCGGTGGGTCCAGGTGGGAAGCTGCGCGCATGCGGACGCGTGCGTGTTCAGCTTTCATCCGGTCAAAGGCATCACGACGGGCGAGGGCGGCGCGATCACGACGAACAATGCCGCGCTTTACGAGCGGCTTGTCCTGCTGCGCACGCACGGCATTACCAAGTCGCCGGCGCAGTTTCATCATCGCGAGCTGGCCTTCTGGGGCGACGGGCTGGTCTCGGGCTGGTATTACGAAATGCAGGAGCTGGGTTTCAATTACCGGATTCCCGACGTGCTTTGCGCGCTGGGCCTCAATCAATTAAAGCGTCTCGGAAAATTCATCCGTGCGCGGCGTGCGATCGCGGCCTATTACGACAAAACGCTGGCCGGTGAGCGCGCTCTCGAACTGCCGAAAGAGCCGAAAGGCTATGAGTCCGCCTATCACCTCTACGTGATTCGGCTCCGTCTCGAACGGTTGACCGCGGGGCGCGCCCAGATTTTCGACGCGCTGCGCCATGAAGGGCTGGGCGTGCAGGTGCATTACATCCCGGTCCACTATCAGCCTTACTATCGCCATCGCGGCTACAAGCCCGGCCTTTGCCCGAACGCGGAGGCGTATTACGAGCGCGTGATTTCGATTCCGGTTTTCCCGGGCCTGACTCCCGCCCTGCGAAAGCAAGTGGTCGCGCGCCTTTGCCGCGTGCTCCGCCGTTATGAAGCCTGAAGTCGTTTTCCGCGTGGACGCGGGCGAGGGGATCGGTCTCGGTCATCTGCGCCGCTGCCTCGCGCTGGCGCAAGCCTTGAAGCGTGAAGGCGCGGAAATTACCCTGGCCACGCAAAGGCCCCGGGAAATTTCAGGTTTCGTCAAAGGCCGCTACCCGGTCGTCACCATTCCCAAACAGGGGCTTGGCCGTGAACCCGCCTGGTTCCAGAAAAAATGGAAGCATCGCGCGCCCGGGCTTTTGATCACGGACCGCTATGAGCTCACGCCGGCTTATTTCAAAGCCCTGCGACGTTTTATTCCCGCCGTGGTCATGATCGACGATGAGGCCCGGCTCGCGTCTTTTCCGGTGGACGGCATCATCAATTACAATGTCCACGCGCTGACGCTGCCGTACCAGAAAGCGCATGCCCGGCTTTGGCTGGGGCCGCGTTACGCGCTGATCCATGACGATTTTCTCAAATGGCGGAGAAAAAAAACGAGCGCCAAAGCGTGCCGCAAGCTGCTGGTAAGTCTGGGAGGTTTTGCTCCCCAAAAGGCCTCGGATAAGGTAGAATGTGCCCTTCATTTTCTGCGGCAATCCCGGCGTCTGGACCTTGTCCGGCTGGCCGGGAAAAAAGGCTCGGTCGCCGGCCTGATGGCCGCCGCGGACATGGCGCTCAGCGCCGGCGGTGTCACGAGTTACGAGCTGGCCTGCCTGGGAATTCCGTCGGTCCTCGTGATCCGGGCCCGGAATCAGGAACCGATCGCGCGGAAGTTCGCGGCCTACGGCGCCGCGGTGAACGCGGGATGGCTTGACCGGCTCAGCGCGGCGCGGTTGTCCTCGGAAATCGAAAAGCTCATGGCGGATGGGAAAAAACGCGCGCGCCTGGCCAGAAAAGCGCGGTTTCTCGTGGACGGAAAAGGCGCGCAGCGGCTGGCCCGTGAACTCATGACCACTTATTTCAGGAGGAAGAAATGAAAATCGTTTCCACGATCGAGGCGCGCATGGCCTCTTCGCGTTTACCCGGAAAAATTCTCAAAGACGTGCTCGGCAAGCCCATGCTCGAGCGCATGATCGAGCGCGTGCGGCGTTCGAAGCTCGTGAACCAGGTGGTCGTGGCCACGACGGTCGATCCGAGCGATCAGGCCACCGAAGACGCGTGCAAGGCCATGGGCGTCGCTTGTTTCCGCGGCAGCTCCGACGACGTGCTGCTGCGCGTGCTCGAAGCGGCCAAGGCGCACAAGGCCGACCTCATTGTCGAGCTCACGGGCGACTGCCCGGTTATCGATCATGGCCTCATCGACCAGGTTATCCGTTTTTATCTCGACAATGATTTCGATTACGCGAGCAATGTCCTGCACCGCGATTTTCCGCGCGGCACCGAAGTCCAGGTGTTTTCCGTGAAGGTGCTCGACGAAGTCAACCGCATCACGCAGGACCCGGCCGACCACGAGCACGTTTCGCTTTACATCTACGAGCATCCGGAAAAATTCAAGCTCGGCACGCTTTCCGCGCCGCCGGAGCTCAAGCGTCCCGACCTGCGCCTCACCGTCGACCTGCCGCAGGACCTGGAACTCGTCCGCGCGGTTTACGGGCGGCTGCATCCGCAGAAGCCGGATTTCGATATCCATGACGTCGTGCGGCTGTTGAGCCGCGAGCCGGAGCTCGGCCGTCTCAATGCGACGATCCAGCAAAAACCCGTCCGCTAGCATGAGCGCCAAAGCCTCTTCCTCTCGCGGTAAGCTGCGCGCGGCGATTGCCGGCTGCGGCCGCATTGCCGGGGGATTCGACAAAGACCCCAAACGCAAATATGTGGCCACGCACGCGGGCGCCTACACGCGCTCCAAAGATTTCGAGCTGGTCGCGGTCTGCGACAACGACGCGGAAAAACTCAAAGAATTCGGCAAGACCTGGAGTGTCGGGAATCTCTACGGTGATTTCGGGGAAATGCTGCGCAAGGAAAAGCCGGACCTCGTCAGCATCTGCACGTGGCCGGAATCGCATTTCGATCTCTGCGTGCAGGCCATCCGCGCGGGCGTGAAAGGGATTTTCTGCGAGAAGCCCGTCACGGATCGCTTGGATAAGGCCGACGAACTCCTCGACCTTTGCCGCAAGACCGGCACCGTGCTTGCGGTGAACCACTCTCGGCGCTGGGACACGGGACTGCAGAAGCTCAAGCGTGTCA from Verrucomicrobiia bacterium carries:
- a CDS encoding glycosyltransferase family 39 protein, with the protein product MNPFQKKLTILVVLAGVLLPQTLAIRRPLAGHFGSYQQVMAGMARGFERGHFKNLLLPETDIIVGGERSLHLNQYPFPSLFAAFGDRFLGLGLEFWGRLQAILFNLASIVLIGLIAGALFDRAAGWMTAAIYAFSPYALINGQLFFSEPMAMACLLLAVYLLVRSEEIGMAEIVGSALALGLAITGRIHLVLFYPLLAWQSLRRSRQPVSGFLVYSVFAAALPLAWYGFTYFASLNSEHILTNIFFQAAARKVGDQNYLRSLEYYRHIFDILAQTMLTPLVFPFLFAGLAALYLKKHKAAPFLLGGLAAGGAIAVLSPQKVMAHDFYLYGLFPFVCLCAGWGLRTTAGAFPAAAASRAAFAGLALYFLVSARYFAHPIFTVPPETADDLAAARAVRSLTQPDDKIIVGGDSPATLLYYADRPAWTMQFTEFGKGLPYYLNNPKFSKRSAQIIQEEEEAMKDPVTWLEYLKGQGAHYFAVPRRAELDKETPLAGYLKGHYAELSKPKDPFYLFDLHGMPEEAEMSPAV
- the pseC gene encoding UDP-4-amino-4,6-dideoxy-N-acetyl-beta-L-altrosamine transaminase translates to MKTKTKRAPKMIPYSRQTLEASDVAAVVKTLKSDWLTQGPKVAEFEKKLAETCGARFAVAVSSGTAALHLACLALGVQSGDEVITTPNTFAASANCVVYCGGKPVFADIDPHTFNLSPQAFEEAISPKTKGVIPVHFAGLPCEMKKIHETAKKRGLFVLEDGSHALGARYWSEGRWVQVGSCAHADACVFSFHPVKGITTGEGGAITTNNAALYERLVLLRTHGITKSPAQFHHRELAFWGDGLVSGWYYEMQELGFNYRIPDVLCALGLNQLKRLGKFIRARRAIAAYYDKTLAGERALELPKEPKGYESAYHLYVIRLRLERLTAGRAQIFDALRHEGLGVQVHYIPVHYQPYYRHRGYKPGLCPNAEAYYERVISIPVFPGLTPALRKQVVARLCRVLRRYEA
- a CDS encoding glycosyltransferase family protein, which translates into the protein MKIVSTIEARMASSRLPGKILKDVLGKPMLERMIERVRRSKLVNQVVVATTVDPSDQATEDACKAMGVACFRGSSDDVLLRVLEAAKAHKADLIVELTGDCPVIDHGLIDQVIRFYLDNDFDYASNVLHRDFPRGTEVQVFSVKVLDEVNRITQDPADHEHVSLYIYEHPEKFKLGTLSAPPELKRPDLRLTVDLPQDLELVRAVYGRLHPQKPDFDIHDVVRLLSREPELGRLNATIQQKPVR